The nucleotide window CACAACGTCACATCCCGAGCCGCTCCGGAATGTCCGGAGCGGCTCTTGGGCGTCCACCACAAGCTCGCCCACCCACTCTTGCCCAAGGAGATCCCGTCATGGCACTACTGACCTACCTCCCCGCAGGAACCCCACCCGACGAACAAGCCCTACGCCGCGGCGCCTGGCTCAACCCCGACGGCCACGGCTTCGCCATCGCCGCCGGCGGGCACCTGATCATCCGGCGCAACCTCAGCTTCCACCCGCTGCTGGCCGAATTCCTCATCCTGAGAGCGCAATACCCCGACACCACAGCCGTTTTCCACTCCCGCCGTGCCACCCACGGCGTCTGTACCCTGGACAACTGCCACCCCCTGCCCATCGGCGGGAGCCGAGACGCCTACCTCGCCCACCACGGCGTCCTTCCCCGCCGGCTCCGGCCCCGAGGCAAGGATCTACGCTCCGACTCCCAGATCGCCGCTACGGAACACCTTCCGTCCTTCGGGCCGCTCACGCGGCGGTGCAACCGGATGGCGCTGGAGCGCTGGCTGCCCGACGACAACAGCGCCGTGATCCTCACCCAGGACCCGGATCGCGGCGCCGGCGCCTACCTGCTGCACGAGGCCAACGGCACCTGGCAGCACGGCAGGTGGTACTCCGGCCACGACCACCTCCCGCCCGGGGAATAGCCGTCTCAGTGAGGCATTTTTTTCAGAAACTGTTCACATAAAACAATTTTCACCAGCCCCGGACGTCCATCGGCGTCCGGGGCTTTCTCATGTCAGGAGCCCACCATGTCCGCCGCTCACCCGACCCCGCACCTCGACCCCGCCGCAGAAACACCCCGCGTCCAGGTGATCCAGCGATCGACCAGCATCATGACCCACCTGGGCCGGCGCACTGACCAGAACTGGAGCGTCGAAACCGAAACCGCCACCCAGTGTTCCGTCTACGTCCGGGGTCCCGGCTTCGCGACCCTGCACCTGTCCTTCGAGCGCCCCGGCGCCCGGGGCAGCCTGACGGTGCGCGGGGTTCACCCGGCCGGATCCGGTGCCCCGGACGGAACCCGCGGTCCGGTCGTGACCGTCGCCGCGGGCCGGACCGACCGGTTCATCGCCCGTCAGGTCCACACCCTGCTCCTGCCGGAGTATCTCGAAGAACTCCAGGCCGCCCGCCCTTACCTCGAAAACCCCCAGCACGAGCGGGCGGCACGACGCGAGCTCGCCTACGACATCGCCGGCATCTGCGGGGGAGAGGTCTACTACACGCACGACCGGTACCACGTCGACTTCCGGGCCGGGTCCGAGCAAGGACGCTTCCACGTCCTCAGCTCCTCGCAGACGCAGCTCGAGATGATCAGCGCCAACCCGGACGTGGTCTGCGAGATCGCGGCGCTGCTGGCGAGGGGCGGCAGAAGGTAGGTACCCAAGGCCCGGTGCAGGCGCTTTCGGCAGAAGGGGCTCATCCCCGCGCAGGCGGGCAGTGCGACATGATCAGCGCTGGCCGAGCGAGAACTGGTCCCGGGTGAGGTTCAGCGCCGAGGCCACCACGCGGCTCACCTCCTCGCAGTGCTCGTCGAAGTAAAAGTGTCCCCCGGGAAAGACCTTCATGCCGAATCGCCCTCTGGTGTGCTGACGCCAGGCCGCCGCGTCACCCGGGGGCGCGGCCGGATCCGATGCACCGCTCAAAGCCATGATCGGTGCATCGATGGCAGCGCCCTCGTCGCAGCGATAGGCCTGTACCGCGAGATAGTCCGCCCGCAGGACCGGCAGGTACAGGTCGATCAGCTCCTCGTCGAGAAGCAGCCGTTCGTCGGTACCACCCAGAGCCCTGGTCTCGGCCAGGAGCCCTTCATCGTCGAGGTCGGGCAATGGCTCCGGCGCAAGACCGGGGGCGCGCCGGGCCGAGACCGTCAGGGCCGCGACCGGCTGCCTCTGGTACTGCCGGATGCGGGCCACCTCAAAGGCGACGAGGGCCCCCATGCTGTGCCCGAAAACCATGACAGTGCGGCCGTTCAGCGGCTCCAATGATGCCGCCACCTGCTCGGCCAGCAGCACGAGATCGGTGACAGGCCGTTCCCCGAGACGATCCTGTCGTCCTGGATACTGAACGGCCAAGACCTCGATCTCACCGGCCAGTAGGGCGAAGAGGCTTCGGTAGCGGCTCGCTGATCCACCAGCGTGCGGAAGCACGACGAGCACCGGGGATCCGGAAGGGGCCGGGTGCAGACGACGCAGCCATGCACCGGGCCCTACCGGCAGACCGCCGCCGGAGGTGAACGCGGCAGCCCTCGTCAATGCCGGCTCGCCACGCTCGCCAGCGATTCGATCTGATCAAGAGCAATGATCTGCAAGAGCTCTGGTTCCTGCTGCAGAATCATCTGGTGCAACGCCTGCAACATGCCGGGCGGATCGATACCCAGTTCGTCGGCCAGCCGGTAACGCAGCGCCGTGTAGCAGCGGATGGCCTCACTCACCCGACCGGTCTGCACGCAGGCGACCATGAAGAGGGCATGCAGGCTTTCGTTCAGCGGATTCTCCAGCAGCAGCCGACGCAGCTCCGGCACCACCTCATGGAACCGGTGGCAGAGCATCTCGGCCTCGATCCTTTCAGTCAGCGCCATCAGGCGCTTCTCGTCCCACTCGGCCGCCGCCGACCTGAAGACGCTCTCCTGAAGCCCCGCGAAGGCAGGCCCTCGCCATACGGAGTCGGCCCGACGCAGGGTCAGGGCCCGGCGGTCAGGCGCGGTGATGGTGTGGGCACGATGAACGAGGGTGGTGAATCGCTGGGTGTCCAGGGCTCCGGCCGGAAGGTTCACCGAGTACGTACCGGCACGCTCAATGATCTCAACGCCTTGGGCACGCAGCTCGCTGACGCACTTCTGGATCTGATTGCGAGCTGAGCGAGGCGGTGCACTGCCGTACACGGCGTCGATCGTGAGATCCACATGCACGGGATAATCGACGGCCAGAAGCAGACGGGCCAGCAGGGCCCTTGACGGCCGGTTGAGCAGGGCCATCTCTTTCTGGTTGCGCCACAGCACGACCGGACCCAGGACACCGCACCGCAGATTCCCCGTCGTATCGATGACGCTCTCCTCACTACTGCGTGGGCAACGGCACACCGGTCAGTCGATCTCCGTCATGGTTCTGGCCGAGGCTTCTGCTGCGCGCCAACGGGCCGCACACGAGAGCCCGCGCCCGCACGGAGCGAGCCGGTGCCCATCTGCATCGAACGCTCACCCTGCTCACAGGACTTGAGCCGGTACCGGCCGTCGACCCGGACGGCGTTCAGCATCCGACCACCAGTGCAGTGTTGTCCGATTTGGCATGTTTGTCTAGGTGAAGGTTTCGCACCAAGGAAGAGTGGTCGCGCCGGCGCCCAGCCGCCCAACTTTCACGACAGGCTCGGGGTGGCCTGCCCCCAAAGGCCTTTCGGGGACCGCGGCCCCAGGGTCACGCACGCGCGTGCCGGCCTCAGCGTTACGGCACGGTGAAGCAGATGGCTTGACCATCCTCGTCCGTCGTCGCCTCACACACGTCGGTGCGGTCGAGAACTGCTACTTCCCGGCGCGCCACCTGGGAAGAAGCGCCCAGGAAGCGGACGGGAAGCCAGTGCTATCAGGATCGTCCTCGTTCTGCTGAACGGGTCGTGGTCGGCCAGGTTGTAAGGTGCGGGACCGGTCCTGATCGCCGACTTCCGAGAGGTTCAGTTGATTCGCCGACGAGGAACCATGCCCGTTGAGAGCGTCAAGAATGAGATCCGGATTCCTTGGTATTATTTTATTGCTCAACAAAAGGGATTCCGGTGGCTGTGGGCCGCTCAGTCCATCTCGGTCATGGGCTCCCAGGTCAGTCTCATTGCCTTTCCCCTGGCTGCCCTGACGGTTCTCGACGCCTCCGCCTCGGAGGTAGGAATTCTGTCTGCGTTGGAACGGGCGCCTTTTCTTGTGTTCGGTATTTTCGCCGGGGTCCTGATCGACCGGTGGCGGGCGCGCCGCGTGCTCGTGATCACCGACTGGGTGCGAGCCGTGGCCTTGCTCCTGATACCGATGGCCATGCTCCTGGACGTGCTGACCATCGAGTGGCTCTTCGCGGTCGCGTTCGTCATCGGCGCCTGCACCGTCTTTTTCGACATTGCCTACCAGAGTGCTCTCACCAGCGTCGTTGTTGCTGATGACCTGCTCACGGCCAATCGCTGGCTGGAAACCAGCAAGTCGATCGCGAACGTGTCCGGCCCAGGACTGGCGGCCGTGCTCCTAAAGGTGATGTCCGCCCCGGTCGCGCTCGCGGTCGACGCACTCTCGTTCGTCCTTTCCGCGCTCTTCGTGCATTCCATTCGTAACCCCGAACCGCGCCCGTCGAGACCTGAGGGAACCTCGATCTGGAAGGATTTCTGGACCGGCCTCGGGTTCATTGCAACGAACACTTTTCTTCGCTGGAACGCCATCATTGCCGCTTCCTGGAATCTTCTTTACAGTGGCTTCGTCACCATCTTCTTTGTCTACCTCGCCCGCGATCTGGCACTCGACGACACGGTGATCGCCATTCTCGTCTTCGTGGGCAGCGCCGGGTCCTTTCTGGGTGTTGCCGCGGTTCCCCTGGTAAACCGGTGGACCGGGCTGGGCTGGTGCATGGTGATCGCGATGTGCACGGGGGGTCTGGGAGGGCTGATCCTCGCGGTGGCCGGTGGTTCGTCGCCGTTGGCGATTCTGGCCATCACGTGCGGTTTCGCGCTGATCAACGCAGCTGAACCTCTTTTCAATATCAATGCCATCAGCATTCGGCAGATGATCACGCCGTCCCGGCTGATGGCCCGCACCACCGGGTCGATCCGGTTCGTGGTGTGGGGAACCCTGCCGATCGGGGCCCTGATCGCCGGCTTCCTGGGCGACGCGCTCGGCGGCCGTACCACGATGGTGATAGTGGGCCTGGGCTTTCTGTTTCCGGTGCTCATGTCATTGATCTCCCCGTTCCGTCAGTTCCGGACCATCGCCGAGGTGGACGTCGTCGACAGCGAGAAGAAGCGCAGAGAGGGAGTACTCGATGCTGGAACCTGAGCAGTACCGAGGTGGGCTGATCCAGCTCGGCCTGCACAAGGGGGCCCATCAGGACGTGACCCTGGTGGACCACATGTTCCGGGCCTGCGCCATCCTCCAGGACATGGAGGCCAAGGACGAAATCTGCCTGGCTGGGCTGTTTCACGGTGCATACGGCACCGAGGGCCTCCACAACGACAACGTGGAGGCCATCCCGGACACCCGGAGGGCAGAGGTCCGGACGATCGTGGGGCCGGATGTCGAGAAGATGATCTACACCTTCTCGGTCATGAGCTACATGTCGCTGGGCAAGAGCTTCCGCCGGGTCATGCGACCCGGCGGGACCCCGCAGCTGCGAGATCGCCGCACAGGCCTGGAAATTCCGCTGGATCGCGAGCAGTTCCTCGACATCCTCCGGATGAAGCTGGGAGACGTCCTGGCCCACATGCCACCGCAGGCAGGGCACACCCTCGTTGATCTCCCCACGGAGTACGCGGGATTCTGGAAAGTGGCGGCCGAGTATTTCGGGCCGGCCACCGTCAGCACATGGAACAAGTTCACCGGAGGCGAATTGTGGATCGACCCGGAACAGAACTGAACAGCCCGGCCTGGGAGGGATTTCGTCTCTCAAACCAGCAGGAGCGGACCTTCGGTCTTGCCGCTGCCGGAGCCTCGGCACGCCTCCTCGGCGGAGCGCAGATCGCCGGGGAAGTAGATCCCGACCTACTGGCTCAGGCAGCCCGCCAGGTGGTGTCGGCACATGAAATTCTTCGGTCGTCGTACCGGAAAGTGCTTGGCGACAACAGTAGCACGCTGATGGTCATCGATGCGCAGGCCCAGGTGAGCGTGACCGAGACGGCCGCTGACGAGGTCGCCCGGGCGGAGGTCATCGATCGGCTCGCGAAGACCTCAACCCTCGACTCCTGCCTGGAGATGGTGATTTTCGGGCGACCGGACCAGGGCCGCTCACTCATCGTCTCGGCTCCGCGCGCCGGCATGGACAGCCTGTCGATGGGAATCTTCCTGCGGCAACTGGTGCAGGCGTACGCGGCCGTCGCAGAAGGTAGGTCCTGGGCGCCCGAGAACGTACTTCAGTACGCCGATTTCGCTCAGTGGCAGCTCGAGCAGTCCGTGCCGGGAGCGCACCCGAGCGAGCGGGAGTCCGAACTGCGGGCCGAACTGGCCGCCCTGCCTCCCGCCCGGCTACCTCTGGAACTGCGCTCGGACCACAGCAGCTTCACAACGATCGACTGGACCCTGCCGAGTGAGCTGGTCGCATCGCTGCGGGCCCGGGGTGAAGCTCACGCCGGCCTGCGGGGTGTCCTGCTGGGCGCCTGGCTGGCCGCCCTCTGGCACGCCACGGGCCGGCCCGACCGCCTTGCGGTGGACGTCATGACCTCGGGGCGCGTGTTTCACGAACTGCAAGACGCTGTGGGCAACTTCGAACGCTTCGCGCCGGTCTTCGGGGTCGTCACCGAGGGTGCGACGCTCGAGGACCTGCTTCAGGCGACCGGCCGGGAGCTGGAGGCTCGTGAGGCCTCTGGCGGTGCGGCGGAGCTTCCCTGGCAGCAGACGGCCAATCTGCCGGGCTTCGGCTATCTAGGGGCGTCCCCCTTACCGGACTCGCCCCTGGGCCTGTCCGACGCATGGGTGGCCCCACCGGCCGAGGCCCGGAAGGTCAGCCTGTGGGTGCAGGATGACGGTGACCGTGTCCGGGTCCAGCTGCGCCACCGGCCGGGGGTGATGGCCGAGGGCGGCGCGGAAGCCCTGGCCACGTGCCTGCGGGCCGTCCTCAAGGCCCTGGGTGAAGACTTCTCGGCCTCCGTGTCCGCTCTGCCGATGCTCGACGAGACAGCGGCCGGCCGGCTCGTGGCAGCCGTCAACGCGCAGAACGCGCCACCGACGCCACCCGCCCACTGGCACCGGCGCGTCGAGGAGGTGGCGCAAGAGGCCCCGGACCGGGTCGCGATCACGTCGCCGGTCCGTGCCTGGACCTACCGGGAGTTCGACGAGGCCGCCAACCAGCTGTCGAACGAGCTGCTGGAACGCGGGGTCCGGGCCGGGGAACTGGTCGGGATGTACCTGGAGCGCTCCGACGTGGCGCTGGTCGCCATGCTGGCCATCGCCAAGGCAGGCGCGGGCTATGTGCCGGTCGACCCGCTCCTGCCGCCGGGGCGCCGGTCGGCCGTCGCGCAGGCCGTCGGCTTCCGCCACGTCGTGACGGGTGAAACGGCGCAGCTGTCTCTACCCGAGGGTTGCGACGTCCTCCAGGTGGATGCGCAACTGAGCGTCTGCGCCGGTCGCGACCGGAGTCGCCCGGTCGCCGTTACGGCCGACACGGACCCGGCCTACGTCCTGTTCACCTCTGGGTCCACGGGCACGCCCAAGGGCGTCGTGGTCGGGCACGGCCAGCTGGCGGCCTACATCGACGGCGTCCTGGACCGGCTGGGCCTGGCGGGGCCGATCGATTCCATCGCCCTGAGCACTCTCGGCACCGATCTGGGCAATACGGCACTGTTCCCGCCGCTGGTGACCGGGGGCACGCTGCGCGTGGTCGGCCCGCAGACCTCCGCGGACGCTCAGGCTCTGGCCCAGGTGATGACCGAGGAGGACTTCGACCTCGTCAAGATCACTCCCTCGCATCTGGAGGCGGTCATCGCGGTGGCCGACGACCCTGCTCGCGTGATGCCGCGCAGCGCGCTGGTTCTCGGCGGTGAGGCCACCGGCTGGGGCACCTACCACCTGCTGGCCAGGTTCCTCGGCGGATGCCGGCTCTACAACCACTACGGCCCCAGCGAGACGACGGTCGGTGTGGTCTGCGGTCCGGTCGACGACAGTGCCCTGGCGGGTCTCGCCTCCACGCTGCCGCTCGGGTGGCCGATGCGGCACGCGCGCTGCTACGTCCTCGATCCCCACGGCAACCCGGTGCCCTCCGGCGTCTCCGGGGAACTGTGGATCGGCGGGTCGTCCGTCGCCCAGGGGTACTTGCCGGGCACCGCAGACCGGGACGAGCGTTTCGTGGCCGACCCGTTCAGCGAGGTGACGGGGGCGCGCATGTACCGGTCCGGCGACCGGGCCCGGCTGCTTCCCGATCTGCGCCTGGAATTCCTGGGGCGGATGGACCGTCAGATCAAGGTTCGCGGCTTCCGGGTGGAACTGGGCGAGGTGGAGGCGGTCATGCGCCGTCATCCGCGAGTCAGCGGCAGCCTCGTGGTGGTGACCGGCGAGAGCATGACGGCCCGCCTGGTGGCCTATCTGATCGACGCCGAGGGCAGCCGGGGGTCGGCGGAGTGGCTACGGCCCTTCCTCGTCGATGCGCTTCCCGAGTACATGGTGCCGGCCCATCTCGTCGCACTCGAGGCATTCCCACTGACCAGCACCGGGAAGGTCGATGCGGCGATGCTTCCCGAACCGGGTTCGTACGAAACGACTTCCCGATCCACCGTGCCACTGCGGACGCCGACCGAACGCGCCGTCGCGGCCATCTGGGCCGAGTTGCTGCTGCTCAAGAACGTGGGTGCCGACGACGACTTCTTCGACATCGGCGGCCATTCGCTCCTGGCCACCCAGCTGATCGCCCGGCTACGCGCCGAGTTCTCGGTCAACGTGAAGCTGCGCAACCTGTTCGAGGCTCCTGTCCTGTCCGAACTGTCCGAGCTCGTCGATCAGCTCCTGCAGAAGGCCGAGGCCGCCCATGTCTGAGGGAAGAGTCGCGTCCGGCCCCTTCCGCCCTGCTCGTAGGGCGGTCTCGGTCAGCGCCGGGGAGCTGGTCACGGTCAGGCCGTTGAGCGAGGGAACCCGGGTGACACTGTGCACCCCGACCGTGCCCGGCCTCGACGCACGTGACTGGCTGACGGGCCCAGGGCCGGGACCGGCCGGGCTGCGAGACACCAACGGAGCGGTCCTTCTGCGCGGTTTCAGACCCCTGGATTCCGAAGGGCTGTCCGCACTCGCCTCGGCGATGTCGGGAGAGCTGCTCGATTACACCAATCGGTCGACGCCGCGCACCCGCGTCAGCGGCCGGGTCTTCACCTCCACGGAGTACCCGGCCGACCAGACGATCCCGATGCACAACGAGATGTCGTACGCCGATTCCTGGCCGGACACCCTGTTCTTCGCCAGCGTGGTGCCGGCGGCCGAGGGCGGCGAGACCCCCCTGGCGGACAGCTCCCGGGTCTACGACCGGATACCTGCCGAAACCCGTGGGCGGTTCGAGCGGGACGGCGTCATGTACGTGCGCAACTTCGGCAGCGGGCTGGATCTGAGCTGGCAGGAAGCTTTCCAGACGCAGGACCGCAGCGAGCTGGAGGCCTACTGCAAGGAGCACGGCATCCAGACCGAATGGATGGATGACGACCGGCTCAGGACGCGACACGTCGTGCAGGCGAGCGTGATCTCGCATCGGACAGGCCGCAAGGTGTGGTTCAACCAGGCTCACCTGTTCCACGTGAGTTCGCTGCCCAGTCACGTCGAACATGAGCTTCGGGAGAGCTTTTCGGAGGACGAGCTGCCTCGCAACGCCCTGTACGGCGACGGCACCCCGCTGGCGGCGGACGACCTGGGGGCGATCCGTTCGGCCTACGCAGCCGAGGAGGTGGCGACCCGGTGGCAGGCCGGTGATGTCATGATCGTGGACAACGAGCAGTTCGCGCACGGACGCAGACCCTATGCCGGGGCCCGCTCGCTGCTGGTGGCCATGACATGAGCGAGCCGGCGACGTTCGAAGCGGTGCGTGACGAGATCGACTACGCCTACGACCGGACGGTCTTCTTCCGCGAGCACATGCAGGCCCATGGTCTGACGCCACAGGACATCAAGAGCCCGGAGGACTTCCTTCGCATCCCGGCGACATCGAAATCCCACTACCGCCGCAATTTCCCGGCTGGTGTACTGGCCCGCGGATACACCCTCACCTCGCCCGGCGTCATGCGCTTCCAGAGTTCGGGTACCTCCGGCGAGCGCCTGAACAGCGCCGTCCTGGCGTACGACCTGGCGCGTCGGCAGGGGACGGGGCTGGGGGTGAACCGCCGGTTCGACGGTCTGTGGCGGCCCGGCGGCCGTCCACGTATCTGCCGGTTCGCTCCGCCCAACTGCTCGGACGTCGAGTGCGCGACGGGTTTCTCGTCCATGCAGGACCGGACGCTGCCGGACGGCACCCTGGTCCTGACCGTCGCGCACGACCTGCTGGCGACCCCGCAGTGGCAGATCGTCAAGGCGCTCGACGAGATCGACGCGTACGAACCCGACCTGCTGGTGGTGGATCCGACGCACCTGGCCTTCCTGACCCGCTGGGCCGCCCGGCTCGGGCGTCGGATCACCTCTCCGCGCACGTTGCACGTGGTCTGCGGTTACACGTTGATGACGCGGGTGGCCCGGCGGTGCATCGAGGCTTTCATGGGACCGGACGTCCCGATCGGGGACATGATCGGGATGTCGGAGCTGGGGTACCTGGGCTTCGAGTGCCATGAGGGTGGGCGGCACATCAACGATGTCGACTTCTACCCGGAGTTCCTGCGGGATGGCCGGCCCGTCGAGGAGGGCAGCCCTGGCGAGCTGTGCGTCACCACGATCGATGATGCTCTGGTGCCGCGTATCCGCTACGCCACGGGTGACTGGTTCACACCGCTGGGCCGTTCCTGCGAGTGCGGGAGCGAGCTGCCGTTGGTGCGGATCGAGGGCCGGGCCACCCACATGATGCGGCTCCGGGACGGACGGGTGATCACGCCCGGGGGTGTGGACGCGGCGGTCGGGGATCCCCCGTGGCTGGACCTGTACCAGATGGAGCAGGACGCGACCGGAGCCTGCACCTTCCGGTACATCGCCCAGGACTCGGCACATCCGCAGGACGTGAAGGCGCTGCAAGCGCGTCTGGGCGAGCTCCTGAGCCCTGAGGAGGTCCGTTTCGAGGCCGTGGACTACATCGCCTCCGAACGCAGCGGAAAGTTCCAGCCGTGCATCTCCGCGAAAGGACGGTGACGAGGTGAAGAGCCCCTACCGACAGGACTTCCCGGCGCTGAGCCGGCAGATCGACGGTCAGGTGATCTCCTATTTGGACAACGCCGCCACCACGCTGAAACCGCGCACGGTCATCCGGGCCGTGACGCAGTACTACGAGAACAACGGTGCCAACATCCACCGGGGCAAGCACCGTCTGTCCGAGGAGGCGTCGGACGCGTACGAGAACGCGCGCACGACGATAGCCCGGTACATCGGGGCCGCCGCGAACGAGGTGGTGCTGCTGAGGAACACGACGGAGGCACTGAACCTGGTCGCCGGCGGGCTGGAGCTGGAGCAGGGGGCCCGCATCGTGGGGACCCTGGACGCCCATCATTCCCAGATACTGCCCTGGCGCCGGGCCGGGCAGCTGGAGCTGACCCGGACGGACGCCCGGGGGCGTCTGGACCGTGAGCATTTCCGGCAGTTGCTGCGCACCCGTCCGCAGGTCGTGGTCCTGACCCATTGCTCGAACGTGACCGGGGTGATCCATCCGGTCGAGGAGCTGATCGCCGAGGTCCGGGCGGCCGGTGACGCCACGATCGTGCTGGACTCGGCCCAGTACCTGCCCCATGGGCGGGTCAACGTGCATGCCCTGGGAGCCGATTTCATGGCGTTCTCGATGCACAAGATGCTGGGCCCATCGGGCGTCGGCTGTCTGTTCGGCCGTAGCGAGTTGCTGGCCGGGCTGCGTCCGGCGAACCTGGGCGGAGGCATGGTCGACTGGGTCGATCTGGCGGGCAGCGTCGACCGGCGTGTTCCGTACCGGTTCGAGGCCGGGACTCCCGACATCGCCTCGGTCATCGGCAGTGCGGCCGCGATCGACTATCTGGACGGGCTGGACGCTCGGCACTGGCACGAGCATGCCGGGCACCTGTGCAGTGCTCTGGTGGGTGGGGCTCTCGAGGCTTCCGGTGTGCGGCTGATCGGCCCTCCCGATGTGAGGGACCGTACGGCCTTGGTCTCCCTGCGCCTGGACGAGGGCGTGCCCACCGGGGATGTCGCCCGGATGCTCAGTGACTCCTACGGAATCATGGTGCGCAGCGGGCACATGTGCTCGCAGCCGCTCGTCACCGAATTGGCCGGTGACCAGATCCTGCGGGTGGCCGCGTACCTGTACAACGACGTGGCCGAGATCGAGAACTTCTACGCCGCACTGAGCGAACTGCTGAGCTGGATGGCTCCCCGGACCCGGACCGGGGCGGCGTGATGAGTGACGGCAGCGGCGGCGAGCGCTACCAGGTCGTGGTGAATCACGAGGACCAGTACTCAATCTGGGCGCTGTCACGGCCGGTTCCGCCCGGCTGGCGGCCCGAGGGGTACAGCGGATCCCGGGAGGAGTGCCTCGAGCACATCGACGCCGTGTGGACGGACCTGCGCCCGGCCAGTGTTCGCTGACGGAAGTCCGCTGAGAGAGGAAGGTTTCATGACACACCATGAGCACCGGGTGCCGGACCTGGCCACGCTCGTCCTGGACCGCAGCCACACCCAGCGGTCCGCCGTCGCTGTCACGGACGGGACGCTCGAGGTCACCTTCGCCGAGTTCGCCGATCGCGCCGCGCGTCTGGCCGGCCATCTGCGTGATCTGGGTGTGGGTCCGGAGGTGCGCGTGGGCGTCCTTCTGGACCGTTCCCTGGATCAGCTGGTGTCCCTGACCGCCGTGCTCCTGGCCGGTGGCGTCTACATCCCACTGGACCCGTCCTACCCTTCGGCGCGGATCACCTACATCCTCGAGGACGCGCGAGCGCAGGTCGTCATCGGCCGGCATGGGTCGCTGGAACGGGTGGACGTCGGCGCCACCGTGCGGGCGGTACGCGTGGACCAGGACGCCGAGACCATCGCCCGGGTGTCGCCGTACCGCCCCGGGCCGGTGAATCCCGATCACCTGGCGTACATCGTCTACACCTCGGGATCGACCGGGCGGCCCAAGGGCGCGATGAACACCCGGGCCGCTCTGGCCAGCCATCTGCACTGGATGCAGCAGCACTACCCGCTGGGGCCGGGAGACGTCGTCCTGCAGAAGACCCCGGTGGGATTCGACGTGTCGATCAGCGAGTGCCTGTGGGGTCTGGGCGCCGGGGCGCACACGGTGGTCGCCGGCGCGGGCGCCCACCGTGACCCCGACCTCCTGGCGCGACTCGTCCGCCGTCACGGCGTGACGGCGGCACATTTCGTACCGTCCATGTTCAGCGTCTTCCTCGACACGGCCGACTTGTCCGGCTGCGGGACGCTGCGCCACGTCGTCCTGATCGGCGAGGCGGTCACCGCCCCACTGGTGAGGCGTTTTCTGGGCAGTGGCCTGAGCGCGCAACTGCACAACCTCTACGGCCCGGCCGAAGCGGCGATCGCGGTCACGCGCTGGCCCTGCCTGACGGACGCGGACGGTCCGAGCGTTCCGATCGGAACCGCCGCGCCGCGGACGGACATTCACGTGCTCGACGATCGCCAGCAGCCGGTGCCCGCCGGTGACGAGGGCGAGCTGTACATCGGTGGCACGCATGTCGGTCGCGGTTATCACGACCGGGCCGCCCTGACGGCGGAACGCTTTCTGCCCGACCCGTTCTCCGGTGTCGGGGGAGCCCGCCTGTACCGCACGGGTGACCGGGCCCGGGTCCGGCCCGACGGGGTCCTGGAATTCCTCGGACGGGTCGATCACCAGGTGAAACTGCGCGGTGTGCGCATCGAGCTCAGCGAGATCGAGGCCGTGCTCGCCGGTGCTCCCGGAGTTCGTGACGCCGCGGTGGTGATGCACGGAAACGGCGAGGCGGCCCGGCTGGTCGCCTACGTCGCCGGTGCCGTCTCCGAACCCGGCCTGCGCGAGCAGGTCGCGGAAGTGCTGCCCGAGACGATGATCCCGGCCGCCTTCGTCGTGATGGACGAGTTGCCGCTGTCGCCCAACGGAAAGCTCGACCGGGC belongs to Kineosporia corallincola and includes:
- a CDS encoding thioesterase II family protein — translated: MLVVLPHAGGSASRYRSLFALLAGEIEVLAVQYPGRQDRLGERPVTDLVLLAEQVAASLEPLNGRTVMVFGHSMGALVAFEVARIRQYQRQPVAALTVSARRAPGLAPEPLPDLDDEGLLAETRALGGTDERLLLDEELIDLYLPVLRADYLAVQAYRCDEGAAIDAPIMALSGASDPAAPPGDAAAWRQHTRGRFGMKVFPGGHFYFDEHCEEVSRVVASALNLTRDQFSLGQR
- a CDS encoding AfsR/SARP family transcriptional regulator translates to MLWRNQKEMALLNRPSRALLARLLLAVDYPVHVDLTIDAVYGSAPPRSARNQIQKCVSELRAQGVEIIERAGTYSVNLPAGALDTQRFTTLVHRAHTITAPDRRALTLRRADSVWRGPAFAGLQESVFRSAAAEWDEKRLMALTERIEAEMLCHRFHEVVPELRRLLLENPLNESLHALFMVACVQTGRVSEAIRCYTALRYRLADELGIDPPGMLQALHQMILQQEPELLQIIALDQIESLASVASRH
- a CDS encoding MFS transporter, translating into MPVESVKNEIRIPWYYFIAQQKGFRWLWAAQSISVMGSQVSLIAFPLAALTVLDASASEVGILSALERAPFLVFGIFAGVLIDRWRARRVLVITDWVRAVALLLIPMAMLLDVLTIEWLFAVAFVIGACTVFFDIAYQSALTSVVVADDLLTANRWLETSKSIANVSGPGLAAVLLKVMSAPVALAVDALSFVLSALFVHSIRNPEPRPSRPEGTSIWKDFWTGLGFIATNTFLRWNAIIAASWNLLYSGFVTIFFVYLARDLALDDTVIAILVFVGSAGSFLGVAAVPLVNRWTGLGWCMVIAMCTGGLGGLILAVAGGSSPLAILAITCGFALINAAEPLFNINAISIRQMITPSRLMARTTGSIRFVVWGTLPIGALIAGFLGDALGGRTTMVIVGLGFLFPVLMSLISPFRQFRTIAEVDVVDSEKKRREGVLDAGT
- a CDS encoding DUF6817 domain-containing protein, which encodes MLEPEQYRGGLIQLGLHKGAHQDVTLVDHMFRACAILQDMEAKDEICLAGLFHGAYGTEGLHNDNVEAIPDTRRAEVRTIVGPDVEKMIYTFSVMSYMSLGKSFRRVMRPGGTPQLRDRRTGLEIPLDREQFLDILRMKLGDVLAHMPPQAGHTLVDLPTEYAGFWKVAAEYFGPATVSTWNKFTGGELWIDPEQN